The sequence GCCTGGGGGTTTTCTTTGCATAGACAACTAGGAGCAGAAATATTCACTGTAGAATGGTTCCTGTACATACACTCCATGCCATCCATGATCTCTTGACTAGCTAGTCATTAGGATGTACTCAAATTGATGCTTTTGTGTAGAACACCCTGAGCACTCGCTGGCGGATCTGTCGAGTCTTCACCCATAAACAAGAGGATTGAGGGCAGGTGGCACAAGAAGATAGAATGTGGCCAGCAGAACATGgacatggtggggaacatggtgcCCAAAGCGGTGAGTGAGGAAAGAGAACATTCCAGGAATGTAGAAGATGAGAATGACACAAACATGAGACCCACATGTACTGAAAGCCTTGAGTCTGGCTTCACTCCTGGGATCTTCAGCACTGCCTGGAGGATGAGGGCATAGGAAATGCCAATGGCCAGGACATCTAGCCCAACTACCAGCAGTGCCACTGACAGCCCATAGGCTCGATTCACTATGGTTTCAGAACAGGCAAGTTTTACCACAGCCATATGCTCACAGTAGGCATGGCTTATGACAGTGGCTCTGCAGAAGACAAGATTCTGCAATAGGATGGGGAAAGGGATGAGGAGGACCAATCCCTCATTAGCACCACCATCCCAATGCGCCCTATAATTCCTGGATGCAGGATGGTGGAATGGCGCAGAGGGTGGCAGATGGCTACATAGCGGTCCAGAGCCATGGCCACAAGTATGCCTGACTCCATAGATGAGAAGGCATGAATGAAGAACATCTGAGTCAGGCAGACAATGTACCCAATCTCATGAGCATAAGCCAGGAGCACTGTGAGGGCTTTGGGTGCAGTGGAGGAGGCCAGGACCAGGTCAATAGCAGCAAGCATGGCCAGGAAGAGGTACATGGGTTGGTGCA comes from Peromyscus leucopus breed LL Stock unplaced genomic scaffold, UCI_PerLeu_2.1 scaffold_1009, whole genome shotgun sequence and encodes:
- the LOC114683816 gene encoding LOW QUALITY PROTEIN: olfactory receptor 52L1-like (The sequence of the model RefSeq protein was modified relative to this genomic sequence to represent the inferred CDS: inserted 3 bases in 3 codons); protein product: MALSNSSWRQPQPSFFLVGIPGLEESQHWIALPLGVLYLLALVGNVTIIFIIWTDSSLHQPMYLFLAMLAAIDLVLASSTAPKALTVLLAYAHEIGYIVCLTQMFFIHAFSSMESGILVAMALDRYVAICHPLRHSTILHPGIIGRIGMVVLMXGLVLLIPFPILLQNLVFCRATVISHAYCEHMAVVKLACSETIVNRAYGLSVALLVVGLDVLAIGISYALILQAVLKIPGXEARLKAFSTCGSHVCVILIFYIPGMFSFLTHRFGHHVPHHVHVLLATFYLLVPPALNPLVYGXKTRQIRQRVLRVFYTKASI